One window from the genome of Dehalococcoidia bacterium encodes:
- a CDS encoding DUF3820 family protein — MTVRMPFGRWRGHPLRELPTSYLAWLWDEADLREPLAGAVRAELARRLGLEAETRIVPRRPPEALLPAVREIVRVGYREVARRAHPDVGGDAGLMRDVNGARDWLASAVCGGRV; from the coding sequence GTGACGGTCCGCATGCCTTTCGGGCGCTGGCGCGGGCATCCGCTTCGGGAGCTGCCGACCTCGTACCTGGCGTGGCTTTGGGACGAGGCGGATCTGCGCGAGCCCCTCGCGGGCGCGGTTCGCGCTGAGCTCGCGAGGCGGTTGGGCCTGGAGGCGGAGACACGGATCGTCCCGAGGCGCCCGCCCGAGGCGCTGCTGCCGGCGGTTCGCGAGATCGTGCGCGTCGGGTATCGCGAGGTCGCGCGGCGGGCGCATCCGGACGTCGGCGGTGACGCCGGGCTCATGCGCGACGTCAACGGCGCCCGCGACTGGCTTGCCAGCGCCGTCTGCGGGGGGCGGGTGTGA
- a CDS encoding helix-turn-helix domain-containing protein, with the protein MYVNLLESRDAARLLGIAPSTLGAWRRQGRGPAFIRVGPRAVRYAVTDLVEFLRRGRVGRDSSAGARADEGGTPS; encoded by the coding sequence GTGTACGTGAACTTACTCGAAAGTCGAGATGCGGCGCGCCTGCTCGGGATCGCGCCGAGCACGCTCGGCGCGTGGCGTCGCCAGGGACGGGGGCCGGCGTTTATCCGCGTCGGTCCGCGCGCAGTCCGCTACGCGGTGACCGACCTGGTCGAGTTCCTGCGTCGTGGTCGTGTTGGCCGCGATTCGTCGGCCGGGGCACGAGCCGACGAGGGGGGCACCCCGTCGTGA